A genomic region of Erythrobacter sp. SCSIO 43205 contains the following coding sequences:
- a CDS encoding DNA methyltransferase: MTPVEFIQKWRAVDLKERTASQSHFNDICRLLDIEDPISADPKGEWFTFEKGASKTGGGEGWADVWRKECFAWEYKGKKKDLDRAFAQLQQYAIALDNPPLLIVSDMDRFRIHTNWTNTVQEVHEFALDDLLDGGTRDLLRNCFLDPERLKPAKTRQMLTEEAAEEFSQLAQRLRERGHEAHAVAHFVNRLVFCMFAEDVRLLPDHMFTKMLKASIKAPERFELNASKLFAAMHKGGDLDFTPIEWFNGGLFDDDSAFPLERGDIDNLLAAAELDWSEIAPSILGTLFERGLDPSKRSQLGAHYTDREKIMQIVEPVIIRPLMDEWAEVRGKIEEVIAKAERAKGGARTKAENEAKRLQAAWHERLRKFRVLDPACGSGNFLYLSLLALKDIEHLTNLEAEALSPSLAAQFPNSGPENVLGIELNTYAAELARVSVWIGEIQWMRRNGFEAAKNPILKPLGNIENRDAVLVTDEDGNPLLDEEGKPQRAAWPTANVVVGNPPFLGSSKMLEELGEVYSTSLRKAWPQVPGGADLVCFWFAGAWDRLLAGELEIAGLVSTNSIRGGANREVLKPIVEDGGIFEAWSDEEWTVDGAAVRVSLIAFGLDKGIRAHLNGEPVGKIGSDLTPTINNVDLTKASQLDANSAVCFEGFRKYGNLDIGGETARRWLTRLSTSMDCQTLPSFAHTSVA, from the coding sequence CCGTTGATCTCAAAGAGCGAACTGCTTCCCAGTCGCACTTCAACGATATTTGCCGCCTGCTCGACATCGAAGACCCGATATCCGCCGACCCCAAGGGCGAGTGGTTCACCTTCGAAAAGGGCGCATCAAAGACCGGTGGTGGCGAGGGCTGGGCCGATGTCTGGCGCAAAGAATGCTTCGCCTGGGAATACAAGGGCAAGAAGAAGGACCTCGACCGCGCCTTCGCCCAGCTTCAGCAATACGCCATCGCGCTGGACAACCCGCCGCTACTGATCGTTAGCGACATGGACAGGTTCCGTATCCACACGAACTGGACGAACACCGTGCAGGAGGTGCACGAATTCGCGCTAGATGACTTGCTCGATGGGGGCACGCGTGATCTCCTTCGCAACTGCTTCCTCGATCCGGAACGGTTGAAGCCTGCCAAAACGCGGCAGATGTTGACCGAAGAGGCAGCGGAGGAATTTTCGCAACTTGCCCAGAGGTTGCGCGAACGCGGTCACGAGGCGCACGCCGTCGCGCATTTCGTCAATCGGCTCGTGTTCTGCATGTTTGCCGAAGACGTTCGATTGCTGCCCGATCACATGTTCACCAAGATGCTGAAGGCCAGCATCAAAGCCCCTGAGCGATTTGAGCTGAATGCCAGCAAGCTCTTCGCTGCCATGCACAAAGGGGGAGACCTCGATTTTACGCCGATCGAATGGTTCAACGGTGGGTTGTTCGATGATGACAGCGCTTTCCCGCTAGAGCGTGGCGATATCGACAATCTCCTTGCTGCGGCGGAACTCGACTGGTCGGAAATTGCCCCCTCCATCCTTGGCACGCTTTTCGAGCGCGGTCTCGACCCAAGCAAGCGCAGCCAGCTCGGTGCACACTATACCGATCGCGAAAAGATCATGCAGATCGTCGAGCCGGTCATCATCCGTCCTCTGATGGATGAATGGGCGGAGGTTCGCGGCAAGATTGAAGAGGTTATCGCGAAGGCTGAGAGGGCCAAAGGCGGCGCACGAACAAAGGCCGAGAATGAAGCGAAGAGGCTGCAAGCTGCGTGGCATGAGCGTTTGCGCAAATTCCGGGTTCTCGACCCTGCATGCGGTTCCGGCAACTTTCTCTATTTGTCGCTGCTTGCGCTCAAGGACATTGAGCATCTCACCAACCTTGAGGCGGAGGCCCTTTCCCCGAGCCTCGCAGCGCAATTCCCCAATAGTGGGCCGGAGAATGTGCTTGGTATCGAGCTCAACACGTATGCAGCAGAGCTAGCGCGCGTCTCTGTCTGGATTGGCGAAATTCAGTGGATGCGCAGGAACGGCTTTGAAGCAGCGAAGAACCCGATCCTGAAGCCGCTGGGCAATATCGAGAACCGCGATGCGGTGCTGGTCACAGATGAAGATGGCAATCCGCTGCTCGACGAGGAAGGAAAGCCGCAGAGGGCAGCGTGGCCTACGGCGAATGTGGTTGTTGGCAACCCGCCTTTTCTTGGTTCGTCAAAAATGCTGGAGGAACTGGGCGAAGTATATTCTACTTCATTGCGAAAAGCATGGCCGCAAGTTCCCGGAGGAGCCGATCTTGTCTGTTTCTGGTTTGCCGGGGCATGGGACCGACTTCTGGCCGGAGAACTGGAGATCGCTGGTCTTGTCTCCACGAACTCCATTCGCGGTGGCGCAAATCGCGAAGTGCTCAAACCCATCGTGGAGGACGGAGGGATATTTGAGGCGTGGAGTGATGAAGAATGGACCGTTGATGGGGCAGCGGTTCGTGTTTCTCTGATTGCATTCGGACTGGACAAGGGCATTCGAGCTCACCTGAATGGTGAACCGGTCGGAAAGATTGGCTCTGATCTGACACCAACAATCAACAATGTGGATTTGACCAAAGCTTCGCAGCTGGATGCGAACAGTGCCGTCTGCTTTGAAGGCTTCAGAAAGTACGGAAACCTGGACATTGGTGGAGAAACGGCGAGGCGATGGTTGACCCGCCTCTCAACGTCAATGGATTGCCAAACTCTACCGTCCTTCGCCCATACATCGGTGGCCTAG
- a CDS encoding site-specific integrase, with translation MVPKRRRSARRALLDGNFARRKLPQREREYCIWDTELAGFGLRVRPSGNYFWFVRLRHRGKHRRITLGRTDELEAGLARAQARRILAETALDGLPKRAVVKATPTMTDFVEAYWDDLSRVWKPSTTKRNWDAWRLDIKPTFGDTRVADILPADIHRWRDGCAGESEVKFNRAVPVLSALLKYAEALKMRRPGSNPCRGMPRYKRQSVERYLTPAEYRRIGAALREAEADRPAEVAIARLLLFTGARVGEIKNLRWEWVKPPRLLLPDSKTGPKVIWLNSQAQDVLAVIERREDSELVFPNKTGKRPVNFDQWWFVFRRRCALPDVRIHDLRHSFASTAIMENVPLSTIGKLLGHKLVETTAKYAHLSDDVIGEAAERISGSLAQAIGLRP, from the coding sequence ATGGTCCCCAAACGTCGAAGGTCTGCCCGTAGAGCGCTTCTCGATGGCAATTTTGCCCGCCGCAAACTGCCGCAGCGCGAACGCGAATACTGCATCTGGGACACCGAGCTGGCAGGCTTCGGTCTTCGCGTAAGGCCGAGCGGGAACTACTTCTGGTTCGTTCGCTTGCGGCATCGCGGCAAGCATCGGCGCATCACCCTTGGCCGGACCGACGAGCTTGAGGCGGGACTGGCAAGGGCGCAGGCTCGCCGCATTCTTGCAGAAACCGCGCTCGACGGATTGCCCAAGCGCGCAGTGGTGAAGGCCACCCCAACGATGACCGATTTCGTCGAGGCTTATTGGGATGATCTATCCCGCGTCTGGAAGCCCTCGACCACCAAACGAAATTGGGATGCGTGGCGGCTCGATATCAAGCCTACGTTTGGCGACACGCGCGTGGCGGACATCCTTCCAGCAGACATCCACCGCTGGCGCGATGGATGCGCGGGAGAGAGCGAGGTGAAGTTCAACCGCGCCGTGCCCGTGCTGTCCGCGCTGCTCAAATATGCCGAGGCGCTCAAGATGCGTCGGCCAGGTTCGAACCCCTGTCGAGGAATGCCGCGCTACAAGCGGCAAAGCGTCGAACGCTATTTGACGCCAGCCGAGTATCGCCGGATCGGAGCGGCATTGCGAGAGGCTGAGGCAGACCGACCGGCAGAGGTCGCAATCGCTCGCCTGCTCTTGTTCACCGGCGCGCGCGTGGGCGAGATCAAGAATCTGCGCTGGGAGTGGGTGAAGCCACCGCGACTGCTGCTGCCAGACAGCAAGACCGGTCCCAAGGTGATCTGGCTCAATTCGCAGGCGCAGGACGTACTTGCGGTGATCGAGCGGCGCGAAGATAGCGAGCTGGTATTCCCGAACAAGACCGGCAAGCGTCCGGTGAACTTCGATCAGTGGTGGTTCGTTTTCCGGCGGCGCTGCGCATTGCCCGACGTTCGTATCCATGATTTGCGCCACAGCTTTGCTTCAACAGCGATTATGGAAAACGTGCCGCTATCGACCATCGGCAAGCTGCTGGGCCACAAGCTGGTTGAGACGACCGCCAAATATGCGCATCTGTCCGATGATGTGATCGGCGAAGCCGCCGAGCGGATTTCCGGCTCGCTGGCGCAAGCTATTGGCCTCAGGCCATGA
- a CDS encoding tyrosine-type recombinase/integrase, protein MTAASLKKIVEEALAEVGATVNFKLVPKGKARTTTWLGVEHGFGIRHYPSGRNVYIVQTRMAGRMRTVTIGPTSVLTRYQAQMVARRVIAYAQVGRDPATERQRIRSAPSFADFVTEYWDRWAPRWKASTLETHTGYRRRYLDDAFVGVYIDELNEGHVTSWFADLNNLTGPGASNRTFEILKHMLNKAEDWGYRLENTNPCRSVRPNRKRQCERFLTNDELARLGAELTNLRASEDRTKQCSGAAITLLLLTGCRKSEILTLEWTDIKGNRLHLRDSKTGPRTVWLGSAAREVIAALPRFERIPYPFWNYRYRKPLRCVNGFWRRLRDEAGLPDVRIHDLRHTFASHAAMNKETLPMIGRLLGHANVQTTARYAHFDDGHLLEAAQQIGDLLECMLN, encoded by the coding sequence ATGACCGCCGCCAGTCTCAAGAAGATCGTCGAAGAGGCGCTTGCCGAGGTCGGGGCAACGGTCAACTTCAAGCTCGTTCCCAAAGGCAAGGCGCGCACCACGACCTGGCTTGGTGTCGAGCACGGTTTTGGCATTCGCCACTATCCGAGTGGCCGCAACGTCTACATCGTCCAGACGCGCATGGCAGGCCGAATGCGCACGGTCACAATCGGGCCTACATCGGTCCTAACTCGCTATCAGGCCCAAATGGTCGCGCGCCGCGTCATCGCATATGCACAGGTCGGTCGCGATCCGGCGACCGAACGCCAGCGCATCCGGTCCGCGCCGAGCTTCGCCGATTTCGTGACCGAATATTGGGATCGCTGGGCGCCACGTTGGAAAGCATCGACCCTGGAAACGCACACCGGCTACCGCCGCCGCTATCTCGATGATGCCTTTGTCGGCGTCTACATCGACGAACTCAACGAGGGCCATGTCACGAGCTGGTTCGCGGACCTCAACAATCTGACTGGACCGGGAGCATCGAACCGTACGTTCGAAATCCTCAAGCATATGCTGAACAAGGCAGAGGACTGGGGCTACCGGCTCGAGAACACCAATCCGTGCCGCTCCGTCCGGCCCAACCGCAAGCGCCAGTGCGAGCGCTTCCTTACCAATGATGAACTGGCCCGTCTGGGTGCCGAGCTGACAAATCTGCGCGCATCAGAGGATCGCACCAAGCAATGTTCGGGTGCAGCGATCACGCTCCTGTTGCTGACTGGTTGTCGCAAGAGCGAAATCCTCACGCTCGAATGGACCGACATCAAGGGCAACCGGCTGCACTTGCGCGATAGCAAAACCGGGCCGCGAACGGTTTGGCTTGGCTCGGCAGCGCGCGAGGTGATCGCCGCGCTTCCGCGCTTCGAGAGGATCCCATATCCATTCTGGAACTACCGCTACCGCAAACCGCTTCGATGCGTGAATGGCTTCTGGCGCAGGCTCAGAGACGAAGCAGGGCTACCCGACGTTCGCATCCACGACTTGCGCCATACCTTTGCTAGCCATGCAGCGATGAACAAGGAAACCTTGCCGATGATCGGACGGTTGCTCGGTCATGCTAATGTGCAGACGACCGCGCGCTATGCTCATTTCGATGACGGTCATTTGCTTGAAGCGGCGCAGCAAATCGGCGATTTGCTCGAGTGCATGCTAAATTGA
- a CDS encoding DUF3320 domain-containing protein — protein sequence MTRPLFQESIGELQDRVQRNQHSAAELMLVRSELMHRNTQAARDLRVAIEQRIAVLENESREADEPVAENDCEGSEEFEDGELIADADQPAIIDPALRKLFDDTRKRLVETGTRNRLVHVNRKNARANVLNIVNERSDDVYSHLSSDKKMRFLAIGKDKGDDSEQIRFFDADEDGFDESRYGDNQLEVKLGPDALQKRLLRLAREARTAEEEQGTNILYLAMGFLTWFEDKSSAVQREAPLVLLPVELKRNERTSTYDILARGDDIVTNLPLARRLKDDFGLELPEIEIDDGWLPSKYFDRVEEAISERERWAIDRDGMQLGFFSFAKLLMYLDLDPERWPDGALEKHGLVNGLLHEGFESEEPIFSEDVQLDEALPPQEIFHVVDADSSQAKVIEEVRKGRNLVVQGPPGTGKSQTITNIIATAAREGKTVLFVAEKMAALSVVHDRLVKTGLSDICLELHSKASNKKAVLAELGRTLSAAGATPDMPGPPDKLKEARDRLNHFAEALHRPIGDTGRTPFEALSRQSALIGSGSKPPSLEVSALATMTKEEENDLRASLVKLSELIAVLGEPSGHPLKGIQNLNLQPVELNRFEQKIADSIERVREFDEAFATLTHALGLETPSAFASVDPLLDMVDRLENLPDISPESLALLIEADDRSRLLETLTEGEEWEERKNALQPIFVESAFSTPIAHLRGPIAAGESSFFARLGSSYRSASRELGGLLQEKLPSKATDRLQLLDELLDVQSRYSRWNEDKDYCAEALGEAWRGSRTKFSELSQAARWADHLRAGPIDIPTLKAISAATNIADLRESRERLKQRYSAAQAAVEGALAVVELPPEALGENGLYEMRANRLCDRLGAITDALPFYKDWALYRSLIEKLDEAGLAALSARIESQDLLGADAVTEFDFARAECLWNRAINEEPALVELRDLDRHKLVDDFQNLEKGQFEANVAAIRAQHLDQVPRGAQGEMRVIRGELGKRRAHIALRRLFSSAPTALRRIKPVLLMSPISVAQFLEPGLHDFDLLVIDEASQVRPEDALGAIARARQIVVVGDQKQLPPTSFFDRLLGDAEDGSDDDDETEDDLLGGAATLGELESVLTLCEARGLGSRMLEWHYRSRDPSLIKVSNREFYESGLILPPSPLQDNPDYGLCFTRVDGAYDRGGKRDNRIEGEAIVERICEHARSTPKLSLGVVTFSSAQRNLLTELLELERRRNRGLDEFLREGKSEDFFVKNIENVQGDERDVILISVGYGPVVPRGPLTSMSFGPVNAEGGERRLNVLFTRARLRCEVFASFEPGAMDLSRTSREGPKVLKRFLEYAKAGTFLDAEPTGDDADSPFEEDVAEAIRSFGFLVDGQVGSAGFRIDLGVRDPERPGTYILAVECDGATYHSALWARERDRLRQGVLEHLGWRFHRIWSTDWFYNREAEIRRLQTALEVARDASCSGVEISGSNQITVSPEQSSSPIEIEVPEFETRKMPAYERADVRVTQRHEPHEVHISVIAELVQKIVAAEGPIHQQEVARRVAEAFGKERAGSRILGLTLRALRGARQTSSTLRDSDDFWFTKDQKMNPPIRDRSTESGSVLKAENISLIEIAGAISIAREDNAGGSDDELIRSAAHLLGFKRVGPDLRLRFQKAIAHAR from the coding sequence ATGACGCGGCCCCTCTTCCAGGAAAGCATTGGCGAACTACAAGACCGCGTGCAACGCAACCAGCACTCCGCTGCAGAACTTATGCTCGTCCGCAGCGAACTCATGCATCGCAATACGCAGGCTGCGCGTGACTTGCGCGTTGCAATCGAGCAGCGGATCGCAGTCCTCGAAAACGAAAGCCGCGAAGCTGACGAGCCTGTTGCGGAGAATGACTGCGAAGGATCCGAGGAGTTCGAAGACGGCGAACTGATTGCGGACGCCGACCAGCCGGCGATCATCGATCCTGCGCTTCGAAAGCTGTTCGATGATACTCGCAAGCGATTGGTCGAAACTGGTACGCGCAACCGGCTTGTCCACGTCAATCGGAAGAATGCGCGCGCCAACGTGCTCAATATCGTCAACGAGCGGTCCGACGACGTTTACTCGCACCTTTCATCGGACAAGAAGATGCGCTTCTTGGCGATCGGAAAAGACAAGGGAGATGACAGCGAACAGATCCGCTTCTTTGACGCGGATGAAGACGGATTCGATGAAAGCCGCTACGGCGACAATCAGCTGGAAGTTAAGCTAGGACCGGACGCTTTGCAGAAGCGTTTGCTGCGGCTTGCCCGCGAGGCGAGGACTGCAGAGGAAGAGCAAGGCACCAACATCCTCTACCTCGCGATGGGGTTCTTGACCTGGTTCGAGGACAAATCGTCGGCGGTCCAGCGAGAGGCGCCGTTGGTGCTTCTGCCGGTTGAGCTCAAACGCAATGAGAGAACATCCACCTACGACATTCTTGCCAGAGGTGATGATATTGTCACCAACTTGCCTCTAGCCCGGCGTCTGAAAGATGACTTCGGTCTTGAGCTTCCAGAGATCGAAATTGATGACGGGTGGCTCCCGTCGAAATATTTTGACCGCGTCGAAGAAGCAATTTCTGAACGAGAACGTTGGGCGATTGACCGAGATGGGATGCAGCTCGGTTTCTTCTCTTTCGCGAAGCTTCTTATGTACCTCGATCTGGATCCGGAAAGATGGCCAGACGGGGCACTGGAGAAGCACGGCCTGGTAAATGGATTGCTCCACGAAGGCTTCGAGAGCGAAGAGCCAATATTCTCTGAGGATGTGCAACTCGACGAGGCCTTACCCCCTCAAGAGATATTTCACGTCGTTGACGCGGATAGCTCTCAAGCCAAAGTCATCGAGGAAGTTCGAAAGGGTCGAAATCTTGTCGTTCAAGGCCCCCCTGGCACTGGCAAGTCGCAAACGATCACCAACATAATTGCGACGGCTGCGCGCGAGGGGAAGACCGTACTCTTCGTTGCTGAGAAAATGGCCGCATTGTCTGTTGTGCATGATCGATTGGTAAAGACTGGTCTTTCCGACATCTGCTTGGAACTTCACTCTAAAGCATCGAACAAAAAGGCTGTGCTTGCCGAGTTAGGAAGGACATTGAGTGCGGCAGGAGCCACGCCCGACATGCCTGGCCCGCCTGATAAGCTGAAAGAGGCACGGGACCGATTGAATCACTTCGCTGAAGCCCTACACAGGCCGATCGGAGATACTGGCAGGACGCCATTTGAAGCGCTGTCTCGTCAGTCCGCCCTCATTGGCAGTGGTTCTAAGCCCCCTTCTCTGGAGGTCAGCGCCCTCGCAACAATGACCAAGGAAGAAGAAAACGACCTCCGGGCTTCCTTGGTGAAACTTAGTGAATTGATCGCAGTTCTCGGCGAGCCAAGCGGACATCCGCTAAAGGGAATTCAGAACCTCAATTTGCAGCCAGTTGAGCTCAACCGCTTTGAGCAGAAAATCGCGGACTCTATCGAAAGGGTTCGTGAGTTCGACGAAGCATTCGCGACCCTTACGCATGCTTTGGGACTGGAGACTCCTAGCGCATTCGCAAGTGTCGATCCGCTGCTCGATATGGTGGACCGGCTCGAGAATCTGCCGGATATCTCTCCAGAAAGCCTGGCACTGCTCATTGAAGCGGATGATCGATCTCGCCTGCTGGAGACCCTAACGGAAGGTGAAGAATGGGAAGAGCGAAAGAACGCCCTGCAGCCGATATTCGTTGAGTCAGCATTTTCTACGCCAATTGCGCATCTCCGCGGGCCGATAGCAGCAGGTGAGAGTTCGTTCTTCGCTCGGTTGGGTTCTTCCTATCGCTCTGCTTCGAGAGAGCTGGGTGGCCTCCTTCAAGAGAAGCTTCCCTCCAAAGCTACGGACCGTCTCCAACTCTTGGACGAGCTACTTGACGTGCAATCTCGCTATTCTCGTTGGAATGAGGACAAAGACTACTGTGCCGAAGCTTTAGGAGAAGCCTGGCGTGGATCTCGGACGAAGTTCTCGGAGCTATCTCAGGCGGCACGATGGGCTGATCATCTGCGAGCCGGGCCGATCGACATACCCACGCTGAAAGCGATTTCTGCTGCGACGAATATTGCAGACCTGAGGGAGAGCCGGGAACGACTAAAGCAGAGATATAGTGCCGCTCAAGCAGCCGTCGAAGGTGCTCTAGCGGTAGTTGAGTTGCCCCCCGAGGCTTTGGGGGAAAACGGCCTCTACGAGATGCGTGCGAACAGACTCTGCGACCGGCTGGGAGCGATAACGGATGCGTTGCCCTTTTACAAAGACTGGGCACTCTATCGCAGCCTCATTGAGAAACTGGATGAAGCAGGGCTTGCGGCTCTTAGCGCACGGATCGAATCTCAAGATCTTTTAGGTGCAGACGCAGTAACCGAATTTGATTTTGCTCGAGCGGAATGCCTTTGGAACCGAGCCATCAATGAAGAACCGGCACTCGTCGAGCTGCGTGATCTGGATCGTCACAAGCTAGTCGATGATTTCCAAAATCTCGAAAAAGGACAATTCGAAGCCAACGTAGCGGCTATCCGCGCTCAGCACCTCGATCAGGTTCCGCGTGGCGCTCAAGGAGAGATGAGAGTAATTCGTGGCGAACTTGGGAAACGTCGTGCACATATCGCATTACGGCGGCTCTTTTCATCAGCGCCCACTGCTCTGAGGCGGATAAAGCCGGTTCTGCTAATGAGCCCGATCTCGGTCGCTCAATTTCTTGAACCAGGCTTACATGACTTCGACCTCCTCGTCATTGACGAAGCTAGTCAGGTCCGTCCAGAGGACGCGCTTGGAGCGATCGCGCGTGCCAGGCAGATCGTGGTGGTCGGTGATCAGAAGCAGCTTCCGCCAACATCATTCTTCGACCGCCTTCTAGGTGACGCAGAAGATGGCAGCGACGATGACGACGAAACTGAAGATGATTTGCTCGGCGGGGCGGCAACACTTGGCGAACTCGAAAGCGTTCTCACGTTGTGTGAGGCTCGTGGGCTCGGTTCCAGGATGTTGGAATGGCATTATCGTTCGCGAGATCCATCTCTGATCAAAGTATCGAATAGAGAATTCTACGAGAGCGGATTGATCCTCCCGCCTTCGCCATTGCAGGATAATCCCGACTACGGGCTTTGTTTTACGCGAGTGGATGGAGCCTACGACCGCGGTGGGAAAAGAGACAATCGCATCGAAGGCGAAGCGATTGTTGAGCGAATTTGTGAACACGCGCGCTCAACGCCCAAGCTATCATTGGGTGTTGTCACCTTCTCGTCAGCGCAGCGAAACCTGCTGACCGAGCTTTTGGAGCTGGAACGACGACGGAATAGGGGATTGGACGAATTCCTCCGGGAGGGGAAGTCTGAGGATTTCTTCGTCAAAAACATCGAGAACGTACAAGGCGATGAGCGCGACGTAATCCTGATAAGTGTAGGCTACGGCCCCGTTGTACCTCGGGGTCCTCTTACCTCGATGTCCTTCGGCCCAGTCAACGCGGAAGGAGGCGAACGTCGGTTGAATGTTCTCTTCACGCGCGCCCGGCTTCGTTGCGAAGTTTTTGCTTCGTTTGAACCAGGGGCGATGGACTTGAGCCGGACCAGCCGTGAGGGTCCAAAGGTACTCAAGCGTTTTCTTGAATACGCAAAAGCGGGCACCTTCTTGGATGCTGAACCGACGGGCGATGACGCAGACTCTCCATTCGAAGAGGATGTAGCCGAAGCGATCCGGTCGTTCGGCTTTCTAGTTGACGGCCAAGTCGGTTCCGCTGGCTTTAGGATCGACCTTGGAGTCCGTGACCCAGAACGACCAGGGACATACATTCTTGCGGTTGAATGCGATGGTGCGACATATCACTCGGCTCTTTGGGCTAGGGAACGAGATCGCCTTAGGCAGGGAGTCTTGGAGCACTTAGGTTGGCGGTTCCATCGAATCTGGAGCACTGACTGGTTTTACAATCGCGAGGCAGAGATTCGTCGATTGCAAACCGCGCTTGAAGTGGCTCGCGATGCTAGTTGTAGCGGGGTTGAGATTTCTGGATCGAACCAGATCACTGTGTCTCCTGAGCAATCATCATCACCGATCGAGATCGAAGTGCCAGAGTTTGAGACCCGGAAGATGCCTGCATACGAAAGAGCAGACGTCCGAGTTACACAAAGGCACGAACCGCACGAGGTTCACATAAGTGTCATTGCCGAACTCGTGCAGAAGATTGTCGCCGCAGAGGGGCCAATCCACCAGCAAGAAGTTGCGCGAAGGGTTGCCGAGGCATTTGGGAAGGAAAGAGCGGGCTCTCGGATTTTAGGGCTAACACTCCGGGCACTACGTGGAGCCCGACAAACGTCTAGTACTCTTCGAGACAGTGACGACTTCTGGTTCACGAAAGACCAGAAAATGAACCCTCCAATCCGAGATCGGTCGACCGAGAGCGGATCAGTGCTTAAGGCTGAAAACATCTCTCTAATTGAGATTGCCGGTGCAATCTCTATCGCGCGAGAGGATAATGCAGGTGGGTCAGACGATGAACTCATTCGGTCTGCTGCACATCTGCTCGGGTTCAAACGAGTTGGCCCTGATCTCCGGCTCAGATTCCAAAAGGCCATTGCTCACGCGCGGTAG